From the genome of Nodosilinea sp. FACHB-141, one region includes:
- a CDS encoding GAF domain-containing protein — MQANIPTQEADRLEALRQYKVLDTPAERSYDDITSLAAFICDVPIALISLVDAERQWFKSKVGVVAQETGRDVSFCAHAILSPAIMIVNDAAEDERFANNPLVTGELGIRFYAGVPLISPGGQPLGTLCVIDRKPRTLEVCQIRTLEALARQVVMQLELQRVSSQLAEALEKMELMAGLIPICSYCKGIRNDEGYWSTVESFIQQYSDVGFTHGVCDNCMKRHFPEVADILLPNLGTRGIIPEE, encoded by the coding sequence ATGCAAGCCAACATACCTACCCAAGAAGCTGATCGACTTGAAGCGCTCAGGCAATACAAGGTTTTAGATACACCCGCCGAGCGTTCCTACGACGACATCACTTCGCTTGCCGCCTTCATCTGCGATGTGCCCATTGCGCTCATCAGCTTGGTTGACGCAGAGCGGCAGTGGTTTAAATCTAAGGTGGGTGTTGTGGCGCAAGAGACCGGCCGAGATGTTTCATTCTGCGCCCACGCCATCTTGAGCCCAGCGATCATGATTGTGAATGATGCTGCCGAGGACGAGCGGTTTGCTAACAACCCGCTGGTAACCGGCGAGCTAGGCATTCGATTCTATGCTGGAGTGCCTTTAATTTCTCCTGGTGGTCAGCCGCTCGGAACGCTGTGTGTGATTGACAGAAAACCTAGGACTTTAGAAGTCTGCCAAATCAGGACTTTAGAAGCTCTGGCGCGCCAGGTAGTGATGCAGTTAGAGCTACAGCGGGTGTCTTCGCAATTGGCTGAGGCGCTAGAAAAAATGGAGCTGATGGCTGGGTTAATTCCCATTTGCTCTTATTGCAAGGGCATTCGCAACGATGAGGGCTACTGGTCAACCGTGGAGTCGTTTATTCAGCAATATTCAGATGTCGGCTTCACCCATGGGGTGTGCGACAACTGTATGAAACGACATTTTCCAGAGGTAGCAGACATTTTGCTCCCAAACCTGGGGACAAGAGGGATTATTCCAGAAGAATAG
- a CDS encoding NblA/ycf18 family protein, translated as MDIRQELPLEQQFELRVFEEQVQSLSPEDAQTLLVQLKEAMLYQTTTFREILKNTWEIGKGPDSLRQALSEG; from the coding sequence ATGGATATCCGTCAAGAGTTACCCCTTGAGCAACAGTTTGAGCTTCGGGTGTTTGAAGAGCAAGTGCAATCGCTTTCCCCAGAAGATGCTCAAACCCTACTCGTGCAGCTCAAAGAAGCAATGCTGTACCAAACCACCACGTTTCGGGAAATTTTGAAGAACACTTGGGAAATTGGTAAAGGCCCTGACTCCCTGCGCCAAGCACTATCAGAAGGATAA
- a CDS encoding Fe(3+) ABC transporter substrate-binding protein: protein MRLGRRAFLGAGAAATAVAAGYLRQRPATAQFGLRRGPVVNLYSARHYDTDDQLYEGFREATGIRVNVVEAEADQLIERIKSEGANSPADILMTVDAGRLWRAEQEDMFQPVTSSVLSEAIPENLRHPDGLWFGLTKRARVLVYNKDTVDPSELSTYEDLADPKWRGRILVRSSTNIYNQSLVGSMIAAHGAEETEAWARGLVANFARDPEGGDSDQIKAAAAGLGDIAISNTYYLARLAKSDKAEEQAIAEKMGVFFPNQGNGPDGRGTHVNISGAGVVKTAPNAEAAVKFLEYLANPEAQRIFAESNNEYPVVQGVEIDSVVAGFGEFKEDSLNASVFGSNNPEALRITDRAGWK, encoded by the coding sequence ATGAGATTAGGAAGACGCGCATTTTTAGGGGCCGGTGCTGCCGCAACCGCCGTAGCCGCAGGCTACCTGCGCCAGCGCCCCGCCACAGCTCAGTTTGGCCTTCGCCGTGGCCCGGTGGTCAATCTCTACTCTGCTCGCCACTACGACACTGACGACCAACTTTACGAGGGCTTCCGGGAAGCCACGGGCATTCGCGTCAACGTGGTTGAGGCCGAGGCCGACCAGCTGATCGAGCGTATCAAGAGCGAAGGCGCAAACAGCCCCGCCGACATTCTCATGACTGTGGATGCTGGTCGCCTCTGGCGCGCCGAGCAAGAAGATATGTTCCAGCCGGTCACCTCATCGGTGCTGAGCGAGGCGATTCCCGAAAATCTGCGCCACCCCGACGGGCTGTGGTTTGGCCTGACCAAGCGGGCGCGGGTGCTGGTGTACAACAAAGACACCGTTGACCCCTCCGAACTATCAACCTACGAAGATCTGGCCGACCCCAAGTGGCGCGGACGCATTCTCGTTCGCAGCTCGACCAATATTTATAACCAGTCTTTGGTTGGGTCGATGATCGCTGCCCATGGGGCCGAAGAAACTGAAGCGTGGGCGCGGGGCCTGGTGGCCAACTTTGCCCGCGACCCCGAGGGGGGTGATAGCGACCAGATCAAGGCCGCTGCTGCTGGGCTAGGCGATATTGCCATCTCCAACACCTACTACCTTGCTCGTCTGGCCAAGTCTGATAAGGCCGAGGAGCAGGCGATCGCTGAGAAAATGGGCGTGTTCTTCCCTAACCAGGGTAATGGCCCCGACGGGCGCGGCACCCACGTCAACATCAGCGGAGCCGGGGTGGTCAAGACCGCGCCCAATGCTGAGGCTGCTGTGAAGTTCCTGGAGTATTTGGCGAACCCTGAGGCCCAGCGCATTTTTGCCGAGAGCAACAACGAGTACCCCGTGGTGCAAGGCGTTGAGATCGACTCTGTAGTGGCAGGCTTTGGCGAATTTAAAGAAGACTCGCTGAATGCCTCGGTGTTTGGCAGCAACAACCCCGAAGCTCTGCGCATTACCGATCGCGCCGGCTGGAAGTAG
- a CDS encoding D-alanyl-D-alanine carboxypeptidase, producing MTSLSLMALPLGLFSILLGMGEPKPLQPSGLNPAALQIEWQSPWIAELARDPVVEAIVADYVAGLQRQGWSVPDQGVWIQVGQSAIAEHRGDVLMPAASLTKLATTLAALKTWPLDHHFETRVGMRGTLQADGVLDGDLVIQGSGDPLFVWEEGIVLANRLQELGIQRVTGEILVSGSFTMNFGEEPTDSLADLQQVMSASTWTWEARQAYANLPPGTPQPSLEIVGTARWVPAAELETSDVEWVVQHQSLPLVALLKAMNIYSNNVMAEMVASLAGGPGPVMTKATAAAELPPGELSLVNGSGLGVDNQMSARAAVAMTVAIQRELSGQGFSVADVLPVSGEDMGTLIDRRIPATAAVKTGSLAEVSALAGMVPTAEKGPVWFAIINKGWDIPDLRVQQDQLLQAIQAHWGAAEAPADLRTKVVMQTGPFRYGDPSRNQVAEEVASE from the coding sequence GTGACTTCCCTATCGCTAATGGCCCTGCCCCTGGGCCTGTTCTCAATCCTGTTAGGCATGGGAGAACCCAAGCCCCTGCAGCCGTCTGGGCTCAACCCCGCCGCGTTGCAAATTGAGTGGCAGTCGCCGTGGATTGCGGAGCTGGCCCGCGACCCAGTAGTAGAGGCAATCGTGGCTGACTATGTGGCGGGGCTGCAGCGGCAGGGCTGGTCAGTACCCGACCAGGGCGTTTGGATTCAGGTGGGCCAGAGCGCGATCGCCGAGCATCGGGGCGACGTGCTGATGCCCGCTGCCTCGCTAACTAAGCTGGCGACCACCCTAGCCGCCCTTAAAACCTGGCCTCTCGACCACCATTTCGAGACTCGGGTGGGCATGCGCGGCACTCTCCAAGCCGATGGCGTACTCGACGGCGACCTGGTGATTCAGGGCAGCGGCGATCCGCTGTTTGTGTGGGAAGAAGGCATAGTGCTGGCCAACCGCCTGCAAGAGTTGGGCATTCAGCGAGTGACCGGGGAGATTTTGGTGAGCGGCTCCTTCACCATGAATTTTGGGGAGGAGCCGACGGATTCTCTGGCGGATTTGCAGCAGGTGATGTCGGCTTCAACCTGGACCTGGGAGGCCCGCCAGGCCTACGCCAACCTGCCGCCCGGCACGCCGCAGCCCAGCCTAGAGATTGTCGGTACGGCCCGCTGGGTGCCGGCGGCGGAGCTAGAGACCAGCGATGTGGAGTGGGTAGTGCAGCATCAGTCGCTGCCGCTGGTGGCCCTGCTCAAGGCGATGAACATTTACAGCAACAATGTCATGGCGGAAATGGTGGCTAGCTTGGCGGGCGGACCGGGGCCAGTGATGACCAAAGCGACAGCGGCAGCAGAATTACCGCCGGGTGAACTCAGCTTGGTCAACGGGTCGGGCCTAGGGGTAGACAACCAGATGTCGGCGCGGGCGGCAGTGGCTATGACGGTGGCCATTCAGCGAGAGCTGAGCGGCCAGGGTTTTTCGGTGGCCGACGTATTGCCAGTCTCTGGAGAGGACATGGGCACCCTCATCGATCGCCGCATTCCTGCCACGGCTGCAGTCAAGACCGGCAGCCTAGCGGAGGTCAGCGCCCTGGCGGGAATGGTGCCCACGGCCGAAAAGGGGCCGGTGTGGTTTGCCATTATCAACAAGGGCTGGGACATCCCCGACCTGAGGGTGCAGCAAGATCAGCTGTTGCAGGCGATTCAGGCCCACTGGGGCGCGGCGGAAGCGCCTGCCGACCTGAGGACGAAGGTGGTCATGCAGACAGGGCCGTTTCGCTATGGCGACCCCAGCCGCAATCAGGTGGCTGAAGAGGTGGCGTCGGAGTAG
- a CDS encoding lipid-A-disaccharide synthase-related protein: MKLLCISNGHGEDGIAVRILKQLRQLPGAPTLAALPIVGEGRAYEKAGIAIQGPTQAMPSGGFIYMDRYQLWRDLQGGLVGLTLAQLKTARQWAKSGGKILAVGDIVPLAIAWQSGAEYFFTGTAKSEYYLRNETGRLPGRPPLEGWSGSVYVPWERWLMARPRCQGAFVRDQLTADLLQKRGVPALYPGNPMMDDLDTSADKLAQLTATFAPAPAQLTLALLPGSRAPEAFDNWQRMVSAIAAVMETFSDRQVRLLAALAPSLNLAAFKDVLLDAGWQPVAEKYPTFQRNNGVLVLTTNAFAECLHLADAAIATAGTATEQAVGLGKPVFTFPGPGPQFTYAFAESQSRLLGQSIILLSQPSETGAALQACLADGSRLQSIAENGRRRMGLPGAAKAIAKTLHQHYTVPYSDATSSAT, encoded by the coding sequence ATGAAGCTACTCTGCATTAGTAACGGCCACGGCGAAGACGGCATTGCGGTTCGCATTCTCAAGCAGCTGCGCCAACTGCCCGGTGCGCCGACCCTGGCCGCGCTGCCGATCGTGGGTGAGGGTCGCGCCTATGAGAAAGCGGGTATTGCCATCCAGGGGCCGACCCAAGCGATGCCCTCTGGCGGCTTTATCTACATGGATCGCTATCAGCTGTGGCGCGATTTGCAGGGGGGGTTGGTGGGGTTAACCTTAGCCCAGCTTAAAACTGCCCGTCAGTGGGCCAAAAGCGGTGGCAAAATTTTGGCGGTGGGGGATATCGTGCCCCTAGCGATCGCCTGGCAGAGCGGCGCTGAATATTTTTTCACTGGCACCGCCAAGTCAGAATACTATTTGCGTAACGAAACGGGGCGCTTGCCTGGTCGCCCTCCCCTGGAAGGCTGGTCGGGCTCGGTCTACGTGCCGTGGGAGCGCTGGCTGATGGCTCGCCCCCGCTGCCAAGGGGCTTTTGTGCGCGATCAGCTCACCGCTGACCTGCTGCAAAAGCGCGGGGTACCGGCCCTCTACCCCGGCAACCCCATGATGGACGACCTGGACACCAGCGCCGACAAGCTAGCCCAGCTGACGGCCACCTTTGCCCCAGCCCCAGCTCAACTCACGCTGGCCCTGCTGCCCGGCTCGCGCGCGCCCGAAGCTTTTGACAACTGGCAGCGAATGGTGAGCGCGATCGCAGCGGTAATGGAGACCTTCAGCGACCGCCAAGTGCGTCTGCTTGCTGCCCTCGCCCCCTCCCTCAACTTGGCTGCATTTAAAGATGTCCTGCTAGACGCTGGGTGGCAGCCGGTTGCTGAAAAATACCCCACCTTCCAGCGAAACAATGGTGTGCTGGTGTTGACCACCAATGCCTTTGCCGAATGCCTGCACCTGGCCGACGCGGCGATCGCGACCGCTGGCACCGCCACCGAGCAGGCGGTTGGCCTGGGCAAGCCCGTCTTCACCTTCCCTGGACCTGGGCCGCAGTTCACCTACGCCTTTGCCGAGTCTCAATCAAGGTTGCTGGGGCAATCGATCATTTTGCTTAGCCAGCCCAGTGAAACGGGGGCGGCGCTGCAAGCCTGCCTGGCCGATGGCTCCCGGCTTCAGAGCATTGCCGAGAACGGTCGCCGCCGCATGGGTTTGCCCGGGGCGGCCAAGGCGATCGCCAAAACCCTGCACCAGCACTACACCGTGCCCTACTCCGACGCCACCTCTTCAGCCACCTGA
- a CDS encoding iron ABC transporter permease codes for MKSLGAPWKASLPRPDSWTLSVGLIALVMLLPVAIILASLFTNSSNAWGHLAVTVLPEYIRNSLVLMVGVGLGVLAIGVSTAWLVSTCQFWGRRWFEWLLLLPLAAPTYILAYVYTDTLEYFGPVQTALRGLFGWQQATDYWFPNIRSIEGAILLFSLTLYPYVYLLARVAFLEQSTATLEASRCLGCGPWSSFRTVALPLARPAIAAGTALALMETLNDFGTVAYFSVPTFTTGIYRTWFGMGDRPAAVQLSAVLLLFIFALVVLEQRSRRRARYYQGMARTISQSRYGLGGLRAVGAWLVCAAPVLLGLIIPTGLLLGMTVRNAEDTLNGDFVVLGINSLVLAVLAAVLAVLLALVMAYGLRLNGTSFLKLSVQGANLGYAVPGAVIAVGTLIPLAQFDNAIDAWMRQTFGVSTGLLLSGTIIALLFAYLVRFLAVSFGAIEAGLGKIKPSLDDAARSLGQSPNQTLMKIHRPLLGSSLLTATMLVFVDVMKELPATLIIRPFNFDTLAVRVYQYAADERLIEASAPALAIIVVGLLPVLWLSKQIANEGK; via the coding sequence ATGAAATCCCTCGGTGCCCCCTGGAAAGCCTCTCTGCCACGGCCCGACAGCTGGACGCTGAGCGTGGGGCTGATCGCCCTGGTAATGCTGCTGCCGGTGGCAATCATTCTCGCCAGCCTGTTTACTAACTCCAGCAACGCCTGGGGGCACCTGGCCGTGACGGTGCTGCCTGAGTACATTCGCAACTCGCTGGTGCTGATGGTGGGGGTGGGGCTGGGGGTGCTGGCGATCGGAGTGAGCACTGCCTGGCTGGTGAGCACCTGCCAATTTTGGGGCCGGCGCTGGTTTGAGTGGCTGCTGCTGCTGCCGTTGGCCGCCCCCACCTACATCCTCGCCTACGTCTATACCGACACGCTGGAGTATTTTGGCCCGGTGCAGACGGCCCTGCGCGGTCTGTTTGGCTGGCAGCAGGCGACCGACTACTGGTTTCCCAACATTCGCTCGATTGAGGGGGCGATTCTGCTGTTTAGCCTGACGCTCTACCCTTACGTGTATCTGCTGGCGCGGGTGGCGTTTTTAGAACAGTCAACCGCGACGCTGGAGGCGAGCCGCTGTTTGGGCTGCGGCCCCTGGAGCAGCTTTAGGACAGTGGCGCTACCCCTGGCTCGACCGGCGATCGCCGCTGGCACCGCCCTGGCCCTAATGGAAACCCTGAACGACTTTGGCACTGTGGCTTACTTCAGCGTGCCGACCTTTACCACGGGCATCTATCGCACCTGGTTTGGCATGGGCGATCGCCCGGCGGCGGTGCAGCTGTCGGCGGTGCTGCTGCTGTTTATCTTTGCGCTGGTGGTGCTCGAGCAGCGATCGCGCCGTCGGGCTCGCTATTACCAGGGCATGGCCCGCACGATTTCGCAGTCGCGCTACGGGCTGGGCGGGCTGCGGGCGGTGGGGGCCTGGCTGGTCTGCGCCGCCCCCGTGCTGCTGGGGCTGATCATTCCCACCGGGCTGCTGCTGGGGATGACGGTACGCAATGCCGAAGACACTCTCAACGGCGACTTTGTGGTGCTGGGGATTAACAGTCTGGTGCTGGCGGTGCTGGCGGCGGTGCTGGCGGTGTTGCTAGCGCTGGTGATGGCCTATGGTCTGCGGCTCAACGGCACGTCGTTTCTCAAGCTCTCGGTGCAGGGGGCTAACTTGGGCTACGCCGTACCGGGGGCGGTGATTGCGGTGGGCACGCTGATTCCCCTGGCGCAGTTCGACAATGCGATCGATGCCTGGATGCGGCAGACATTTGGAGTTTCGACCGGGCTGCTGCTGAGCGGCACGATTATTGCGCTGCTGTTTGCCTATTTGGTGCGGTTTTTGGCGGTGAGCTTTGGGGCGATCGAGGCGGGGTTGGGCAAAATTAAGCCCTCGCTGGATGATGCGGCCCGCAGCCTGGGCCAGAGCCCCAACCAAACGCTGATGAAAATTCATCGTCCGCTGCTGGGTAGTAGTTTGCTCACGGCCACCATGCTGGTGTTTGTGGATGTGATGAAGGAGCTGCCCGCTACGCTGATTATTCGCCCGTTTAATTTCGACACGCTGGCGGTGCGGGTTTATCAGTATGCCGCTGATGAGCGGTTGATTGAGGCCTCGGCCCCAGCGCTGGCGATCATTGTGGTGGGGCTGCTGCCAGTGCTGTGGCTGAGCAAGCAGATTGCCAATGAGGGGAAGTGA
- a CDS encoding Fe2+-dependent dioxygenase, which produces MIVCIADLLTPDEVAQIKEGLAQAAFVPGETTAGWHAKLVKQNEQAAKQAAVEPLKVVVQKALARNALFQAIACPRIVHSLLFSRYGVGMSYGRHTDNALMGGANFYRSDVSLTVFLSGPDDYDGGELVIEGADSEQPYKLAAGSAIVYPSTTLHRVEPVVRGDRIVVVGWVQSLVRDAARREILFDLETVKRTLFAQTGKTPEFDLLTKTTANLLRQWAE; this is translated from the coding sequence ATGATTGTCTGCATTGCTGACCTGCTGACCCCGGATGAAGTCGCCCAAATCAAAGAGGGCTTAGCCCAGGCCGCGTTTGTGCCGGGGGAGACGACGGCGGGCTGGCACGCCAAGCTAGTTAAGCAGAACGAGCAGGCAGCTAAGCAGGCGGCCGTTGAGCCGTTGAAGGTGGTGGTGCAAAAGGCTCTGGCGCGAAATGCGCTGTTTCAGGCGATCGCATGCCCGCGCATCGTCCATTCCCTGCTGTTTAGCCGCTACGGGGTGGGGATGAGTTACGGGCGGCACACCGACAATGCCCTGATGGGAGGCGCTAACTTCTATCGCTCAGATGTGTCGCTGACGGTGTTTCTGAGCGGGCCCGACGATTATGACGGCGGCGAACTGGTGATTGAGGGGGCTGACAGCGAGCAGCCCTACAAACTGGCGGCGGGGAGCGCTATTGTCTACCCATCCACTACGCTGCATCGGGTGGAGCCGGTGGTGAGGGGCGATCGCATTGTGGTCGTGGGCTGGGTGCAAAGCCTGGTGCGTGATGCCGCCCGCCGCGAAATTCTCTTTGACCTCGAAACTGTAAAGCGCACCCTGTTTGCCCAAACCGGCAAAACCCCAGAGTTTGACCTGCTGACCAAAACCACCGCCAACCTGCTGCGCCAATGGGCTGAGTAG
- a CDS encoding DUF2726 domain-containing protein: MSSLIVLLLICAGVGVGAIALLSRQANSTSPKPTQAHGTDTAQSYSYSCQKYLFTQAETTFYHALQNATQGQYLVFGKVRVADVLKPQTDNRGDWQRAFNKISAKHFDFVLCDRTSLKVLAAVELDDSSHQRVDRIKRDDFLNQAVKSAGLPLSRFPVQTAYDREDIQHHITQTLGLPQSEKAKPEIKSKAKLVEPSAKPKPKPKPKVPPTKP, encoded by the coding sequence GTGTCATCGCTGATTGTTCTGTTGCTAATTTGCGCTGGGGTTGGGGTAGGAGCGATCGCCCTCCTCAGCCGCCAGGCTAACTCCACCTCGCCTAAGCCGACCCAAGCGCACGGGACTGACACTGCTCAGTCCTACTCCTACAGCTGTCAGAAGTATCTGTTCACCCAAGCAGAGACTACTTTTTACCACGCGTTGCAGAATGCTACCCAGGGTCAGTATCTAGTCTTTGGCAAAGTGCGCGTTGCCGATGTGCTCAAACCCCAAACCGACAACCGAGGCGATTGGCAGCGGGCCTTCAACAAGATATCGGCTAAGCATTTTGATTTTGTGCTCTGCGATCGCACCAGCCTCAAAGTTCTGGCCGCCGTTGAACTCGACGACAGCAGCCACCAGCGTGTAGACCGGATCAAACGGGACGATTTTCTCAACCAGGCCGTCAAGAGCGCTGGGCTACCCCTAAGTCGCTTTCCGGTGCAGACCGCCTACGATCGCGAAGACATTCAGCACCACATTACCCAAACACTGGGACTGCCTCAGTCCGAGAAAGCCAAGCCAGAGATCAAGTCAAAGGCCAAACTAGTCGAGCCCAGCGCCAAACCAAAGCCAAAGCCCAAACCTAAAGTGCCTCCCACCAAACCATAG